Proteins encoded in a region of the Paenibacillus sp. E222 genome:
- a CDS encoding bile acid:sodium symporter family protein translates to MLQALNVRLNRIMPLITPISIIIGVLCGSLLSSYTFLSPWLFAFMTFAGSISLGIRDFVNVMKKPFPLFVCLFILHLAMPLIALGMGHLVFPTDAYTITGLVLAALIPTGVSSFIWVSIYRGNIALTLSIILIDTILAPFVVPGVLSLLIGTSVSLDIAAMMSSLFWMIVVPSLLGMLLNEWTKGAIVPVWGPRLNPFSKLFMAAVVAINGSVVAPYLSDFNWQLAGLAAIIIFLASFGYALSYFIARLLGWNEADQVALVFNGGMRNISSGAVLAVSYFPPPVAVPVVLGMVFQQMLASLAGYLLGRRSQTLHNADKTSAA, encoded by the coding sequence ATGCTTCAGGCCTTAAATGTACGCTTGAACCGCATCATGCCACTGATTACTCCAATCAGTATTATTATTGGCGTTCTTTGCGGGAGTCTTCTTTCTTCTTATACCTTTTTGTCGCCATGGCTTTTTGCGTTCATGACGTTTGCCGGAAGCATCAGTCTCGGGATACGGGATTTTGTGAACGTGATGAAGAAGCCTTTTCCGCTATTTGTTTGTCTGTTTATTTTGCATCTGGCGATGCCTCTCATTGCTCTGGGCATGGGTCATCTCGTTTTCCCAACGGATGCCTACACGATAACTGGGCTTGTGCTGGCTGCCCTTATTCCGACAGGTGTGAGCAGCTTTATCTGGGTTAGCATCTATCGGGGCAATATCGCGCTGACGCTGTCGATTATCCTGATTGACACTATACTTGCTCCTTTCGTCGTACCTGGCGTGTTATCTTTGCTGATCGGCACTAGCGTATCGCTGGATATAGCAGCCATGATGAGCAGTCTGTTCTGGATGATCGTTGTTCCCTCTTTGCTTGGGATGCTTTTGAATGAATGGACCAAAGGGGCCATTGTCCCCGTCTGGGGGCCCAGACTGAATCCGTTCTCCAAATTGTTCATGGCAGCGGTTGTTGCGATTAATGGCTCTGTTGTTGCTCCTTATTTGTCTGACTTTAACTGGCAGCTTGCTGGTCTGGCAGCGATCATTATTTTTCTGGCCTCATTCGGCTATGCTCTGAGTTACTTCATTGCCCGATTACTCGGTTGGAATGAAGCCGATCAGGTCGCGCTTGTGTTCAACGGAGGCATGCGCAATATTAGTTCAGGAGCGGTGCTTGCCGTATCGTATTTCCCTCCACCAGTAGCCGTCCCGGTTGTGCTCGGCATGGTATTTCAACAGATGTTGGCCTCGCTTGCAGGATACCTGCTTGGCCGCCGCTCGCAGACGCTTCACAATGCTGATAAGACGTCTGCAGCCTAG
- a CDS encoding sugar kinase: MVKRVGAFGEVMMRLEVPGHDLLIQSNLLKYSFSGSGVNVVSAMTRYGYSGLLVSRLPVNPLGDAAESYLRGLGLSTEYVLRGGQYIGMYFLENGYGARPGRVTYSNRMESSFNIASEGTYPFATIASGMDAIHFCGITLAMNDSVRLAMKKLAQAVKEQGGTVVFDCNYRPALWGDQGYVTAKPHYEEMLHLSDIVLMNERDALHILGLNTDKVQREEQLNELIPVVAERYGVRTLAGTHRTIYSDNRHCLQGYLFKEGAFAYSEPLTFSVYDRIGAGDAFASGIMYGELEAWMPEETISFAATAGMLAHTVAGDTPMASAGDILQARNSTVRDVTR; the protein is encoded by the coding sequence ATGGTTAAACGCGTAGGGGCTTTTGGCGAAGTCATGATGCGACTTGAAGTTCCGGGACATGATCTGTTGATTCAGAGTAATCTGCTGAAATACTCCTTTTCGGGCAGTGGGGTCAATGTAGTATCGGCGATGACACGTTACGGATACTCAGGCCTGCTGGTGTCGAGGCTTCCAGTCAATCCGCTGGGTGATGCCGCCGAATCCTATTTGCGCGGACTGGGCCTGAGCACCGAGTATGTGCTTCGCGGAGGGCAGTATATCGGGATGTATTTTCTGGAGAATGGTTATGGGGCCAGACCTGGGCGGGTGACCTACTCTAACCGGATGGAGAGCAGCTTTAATATTGCCTCAGAAGGCACGTATCCCTTTGCGACAATTGCATCGGGCATGGATGCTATTCATTTCTGCGGAATCACGCTGGCGATGAATGATTCGGTGAGACTGGCGATGAAAAAATTGGCACAGGCGGTCAAAGAACAAGGCGGCACAGTTGTTTTTGATTGTAATTATCGTCCCGCTCTATGGGGGGATCAGGGTTATGTCACTGCGAAGCCGCACTATGAGGAAATGTTGCATTTGTCAGATATTGTCCTGATGAATGAGCGGGATGCTCTTCATATTCTGGGGCTGAATACGGATAAAGTACAGAGGGAAGAGCAGCTGAATGAGCTCATTCCCGTGGTTGCTGAACGGTATGGCGTGCGTACCCTTGCCGGAACGCATCGTACCATATACAGCGATAACCGACACTGCCTACAGGGTTATCTGTTCAAGGAAGGGGCGTTCGCCTATTCCGAGCCGTTGACCTTTTCCGTTTATGACCGGATCGGCGCGGGCGATGCGTTTGCAAGCGGTATTATGTATGGTGAACTGGAGGCTTGGATGCCAGAGGAGACCATCTCTTTTGCTGCAACAGCCGGAATGCTGGCGCATACCGTAGCAGGTGATACACCGATGGCTTCCGCTGGAGACATCCTACAGGCGAGGAACAGCACCGTGCGTGATGTAACAAGGTAA